The nucleotide window CAGAATTTCTTCTTAGCATGAGGGCATTCCCGTTAATTCCTGAACCGTTGGCATCACCATTTTCATCTCTAGATGCAACATAGGTCCAAGTCACACCATTGTCACCAGTAAAACTATTATCAGCATAACTAGCAGTAGCATTAGAGTTGTCAAATGTTTCAAAAGCACAATTTGTATTTGCGGAAGCCGAACAAGAAAACACCGCAGAACTAACTACCGTTTCTGTATAATTGCATGTTGTCTCTGCGCTAAATGTAGCTGTAATTTCAACATCACTTCCATTAGCCGCTAATTGCACATCTGTTATAGTTTGTGGTGAAGTACCTACTGCAATCGACGTTGTACCACCAACTATACCTGTACCAGTTAGATTTATTGTACCAGATGCTGGGGCATTACTGTAAGTAACTGTAACATCGGCAGTATAATAGTCATCAGAAGCGTTAGAAGTAGTGCCGTTATTATTACAAGAGCTTGAGTTGCTTATTGCAATATCGGTTATTGAGCATGTTGGAGAGCCTCCACAATCAGTAATTGTAAAGGTACTTGTAAAATCTTGTATTACAGTATTATTTCCTATCCAATTACTATTATCATGAATTGAAGCTCTTAAAGTTGCAATATCTCCTGTAAGAATACCATTGTACATGGCATTATCTATTTCATTTAGTGCAACTGCATTTGTTCCATTAGTCAATCCGGTCGGCAAGGCAGAAGTATTAGCATTAGTTGCATTGGCCTGCCATACACCAGCACCTTCAGAATTTATTGCGGTTATTATCGTTGAGCCTTGATAAACAATTAATTGGTCACCACTTCCTGATAAAGCTACATTGGACAAATCAATAGTTATTATATCACCACATGAATGTCCTCCGGCAGGAACGGTGTAATTGAAAATACCTTCTCCTCCTCTAAATGAACCTGTATTGAGCCAACCATTATCAGTAATGTCAATAGATTCACCAGCAGCAATATCATTAAAAACAAGAAGTTTGATTACTTCTGCACCATCAGCATTATATTGAACAAAGGCTAGGTCGCCAGTGTTAACTTGTCCATAACTAGACAAAAGAGCACAGAGAAAAATTATAAGTGATAAGTAGTTCTTTTTCATAGGGAGTAGGATTAACTATTAACCTACTGCAAAGCTAGTTTAAAAAAACCTAACTAACAGGTAGTTACGGGTTGTAATGTATTAACAAATTGTTATTTTCGCTAAATGAACCTAAAAAGCACATATACTGTAGACGAAGCGCAAAAAAAGCTTGAGAATTACTGCGCTTACCAAGAGCGCTGCCATAAAGAAGTAAGAGAAAAGTTAAAGGCTATGAAAATGATTCCCGAGGCTATTGATAAAATCATAGTACACCTTATTGACCACAATTTTTTAAGTGAAGAACGGTTTGCAAAAGCTTTTGTGCGTGGAAAATTTAGAATAAAAAAATGGGGAAAAAATAGATTGCTTAGAGAATTAAAACTAAAGGATATTTCAAAATACGCTATAGATGTAGCCTTAAAAGAAATTGATGAAGAAGATTATTATAAAACTTTGAATGAGCTCATAAAAAAACGTTTAGCACAAGTCAACGAAAAAAACATATATAAGAAAAAGAGGAAAGTTGCTGATTATTTGTTGTACAGAGGTTGGGAACCTTATTTAGTGTATCAAAAACTGAACGAATATTTATAAAAAAGCCTTTTCTTATGAAGAAAAGGCTTTTGAGTTTATAGTGTTAGGCTGACTTGTTCGGCTGACCGTAAGTCACTGAGCGAAGTCGAAGTGAGTTGAGGTCTATTTTAGCATCTTATTAGTACTTAGATCTTGGTTTTAAATTTTTAAGCAACACTTTTACAGGCTCGGTGAGACAGTTTGAGTGATAAAAATTATAAATTAAAACTTGCTCCAATATTAAATGTAAACTGATTGTAAAATAAATCCACCTCGTCGTCATATTTTGCTAGTGGGAAAGCAGCTTCAGTGTAAATACCAAAACCTTCAGAAAAGAAATAACGCGCACCAAGATGTCCGCCAAAATTCTTTAAGCTAAGACTAAGCCCAGGATATAAATCAAAATTTGGGTCAATGTTTATAACATTACCAAGGTTGGCATTAAATCTTGCTTTTAAGTCAAAACGATCACCAAAATCAGCAGCATCAGCTAATACATCATCAATACCCAAAGCATACGAAGAAGAAACACCTACAGAAATGTTATCTCCTAATCCATAATCGTAAGTAAGGTTTATACCTGTGGCTTCATCCTGAAAGTTAGCACCAACCTGAAATTTTTGATCTCCTTTACCCTCAAATGCCTGTGCGTTTCCAAAACTAAATAGTAACAATGCTGCTATTAATACAATATTTTTCATGTGATAAGTTTTTTAAAAATGTCCGCAAATATACAAATAGATTGTATGTCAGAAAATTAAACATAAGGCTTTGTATTGGTGATTGCCTTTTCATTTTTCCAGTCAATCCATTTTTGGCCTTTTATACGACGCATTAGGTTGTCATAATTTCGCATTAAAAAGATATTGTAAAGCGCTTTGCCTAAGTTTTTAGGATTGCGCGCAATAGCACGTAAACTCATAGAAAAACCAGGTGTAAGATAACGCATGTAATGCCAATAGCCTTCTGGCATGTATAATACCTCTCCATGGTTAAGGTTACAAACCCAACCTTTGGCATGCTTTAATGCTGGCCATTTCTCAAAATCTGGATTGGCAAAATCTATATCTTCTCTTGTAATTAAAGAATGTGGTACTTTATATAAGTATTTGTTCTGCTTTTGGTCGAATAAGATGCATTGTTTTTTACCTTCAAAAT belongs to Winogradskyella sp. J14-2 and includes:
- a CDS encoding regulatory protein RecX, which translates into the protein MNLKSTYTVDEAQKKLENYCAYQERCHKEVREKLKAMKMIPEAIDKIIVHLIDHNFLSEERFAKAFVRGKFRIKKWGKNRLLRELKLKDISKYAIDVALKEIDEEDYYKTLNELIKKRLAQVNEKNIYKKKRKVADYLLYRGWEPYLVYQKLNEYL
- a CDS encoding DUF6646 family protein, whose protein sequence is MKNIVLIAALLLFSFGNAQAFEGKGDQKFQVGANFQDEATGINLTYDYGLGDNISVGVSSSYALGIDDVLADAADFGDRFDLKARFNANLGNVINIDPNFDLYPGLSLSLKNFGGHLGARYFFSEGFGIYTEAAFPLAKYDDEVDLFYNQFTFNIGASFNL